The Nerophis lumbriciformis linkage group LG09, RoL_Nlum_v2.1, whole genome shotgun sequence nucleotide sequence CaggctattcaattgaatataagttgaaaaggatttgctaattattgtattctgtttttatttaccatttacacaacaaacattttttttactatgaaagtcattttttaccttgaaaatcattttttaacttgaaaatcattttttaccttgaaaacattttttaccttaaaaacattttttttactctgaaagtcattttttaccttgaaaatcattttttaccttgaaaacattttttaccttaaaaacttttttttactctgaaagtcattttttaccttgaaaatcattttttacctttaaaaaaaaattgtacctaaaaaataattttttgccttgaaaataattttttaccttgaaaatcattttttaccttgaaaatcattttttgccttaaaaacattttttttaccctgaaaatcattttttaccttgaaaataattttttaccctgaaaataattttttaccttgaaaatatttttttaccttgaaaatcattttttaccttgaaaaattgttttaccttgaaaacatttttttttaccctgaaaataattttttaccttgaaaatcattttttaccttgaaaatcattttttaccttgaaaaatatttttaccttgaaaacatttttttactctgaaagtaattttttaccctgaaaatcattttttaccttgaaaatcattttttaccttgaaaacattttttacattaaaaacatttttttttctctgaaagtcattttttaccttgaaaataattttttaacttgaaaattttttttacctaaaaaatcattttttaccttgaaaaaatgttttgccttgaaaaccttttttttaccctgaaaatcattttttaccttgaaaatcattttttaccttgaaaatcattttttaccctgaaaatatttttttacctgaaaatcattttttaccttaaaaatcattttataccttgaatttttttttaccttgaaaacattttttttaccctgaaaatatttttttaccttgaaaataattttttaccttgaaaataatgttttaccttgaaaaaattttttaccttgaaaacatttttttaccctgaaaataattttttaccctgaaaatcatttcttaccttgaaaatcattttttaccttgaaaatcattttttacactgaaaatcattttttaccttgaaaatatttttttaccttgaaaacattttttaccttaaaaacatttgttttactctgaaagtcattttttaccttgaaaatcattttttaccttgaaaaagcatttattaccttgaaaataattttttaccttgaaaatcattttttaccttgaaaaaatgttttgccttaaaaaaaatgtttaccctgaaaatcattttttaccttgaaagtcattttttaccttgaaaatcattttttacctttaaaaaaaaattttacctaaaaaataattttttgccttgaaaatcattttttaccttgaaaacattttttaccttaaaaacttttttttactctgaaagtcattttttaccttgaaaatcattttttacctttaaaaaaaaattgtacctaaaaaataattttttgccttgaaaataattttttaccttgaaaatcattttttaccttgaaaatcattttttgccttaaaaacattttttttaccctgaaaatcattttttaccttgaaaataattttttaccctgaaagtaattttttaccctgaaaatcattttttaccttgaaaatcattttttaccttgaaaacattttttacattaaaaacatttttttttctctgaaagtcattttttaccttgaaaataattttttaacttgaaaattttttttacctaaaaaatcattttttaccttgaaaaaatgttttgccttgaaaaccttttttttaccctgaaaatcattttttaccttgaaaatcattttttaccttgaaaatcattttttaccctgaaaatatttttttacctgaaaatcattttttaccttaaaaatcattttataccttgaatttttttttaccttgaaaacattttttttaccctgaaaatatttttttaccttgaaaataattttttaccttgaaaataatgttttaccttgaaaaaattttttaccttgaaaacatttttttaccctgaaaataattttttaccctgaaaatcatttcttaccttgaaaatcattttttaccttgaaaatcattttttacactgaaaatcattttttaccttgaaaatatttttttaccttgaaaacattttttaccttaaaaacatttgttttactctgaaagtcattttttaccttgaaaatcatttattaccttgaaaaatcatttattaccttgaaaataattttttaccttgaaaataattttttaccttgaaaaaatgttttgccttaaaaaaaatgtttaccctgaaaatcattttttaccttgaaagtcattttttaccttgaaaatcattttttacctttaaaaaaaaattttacctaaaaaataattttttgccttgaaaatcattttttaccttgaaaacattttttaccttaaaaacttttttttactctgaaagtcattttttaccttgaaaatcattttttacctttaaaaaaaaattgtacctaaaaaataattttttgccttgaaaataattttttaccttgaaaatcattttttaccttgaaaatcattttttgccttaaaaacattttttttaccctgaaaatcattttttaccttgaaaataattttttaccctgaaaataattttttaccttgaaaatatttttttaccttgaaaatcattttttaccttgaaaaattgttttaccttgaaaacatttttttttaccctgaaaataattttttaccttgaaaatcattttttaccttgaaaatcattttttaccttgaaaaatatttttaccttgaaaacatttttttactctgaaagtaattttttaccctgaaaatcattttttaccttgaaaatcattttttaccttgaaaacattttttacattaaaaacatttttttttctctgaaagtcattttttaccttgaaaataattttttaacttgaaaattttttttacctaaaaaatcattttttaccttgaaaaaatgttttgccttgaaaaccttttttttaccctgaaaatcattttttaccttgaaaatcattttttaccttgaaaatcattttttaccctgaaaatatttttttacctgaaaatcattttttaccttaaaaatcattttataccttgaatttttttttaccttgaaaacattttttttaccctgaaaatatttttttaccttgaaaataattttttaccttgaaaataatgttttaccttgaaaaatttttttaccttgaaaacatttttttaccctgaaaataattttttaccctgaaaatcatttcttaccttgaaaatcattttttaccttgaaaatcattttttacactgaaaatcattttttaccttgaaaatatttttttaccttgaaaacattttttaccttaaaaacattttttttactctgaaagtcattttttaccttgaaaatcattttttaccttgaaaaatcatttattaccttgaaaatcattttttaccttgaaaatcattttttaccttgaaaaaatgttttgccttaaaaaaaatgtttaccctgaaaatcattttttaccttgaaagtcattttttaccttgaaaatcattttttacctttaaaaaaaaattttacctaaaaaataattttttgccttgaaaatcattttttacctttaaaatcattttttaccttgaaaatcattttttgccttaaaaacattttttttaccctgaaaatcattttttaccttgaaaataattttttaccctgaaaataattttttaccttgaaaatatttttttaccttgaaaatcattttttaccttgaaaaattgttttaccttgaaaacatttttttttacactgaaaataattttttaccttgaaaatcattttttaccttgaaaatcattttttaccttgaaaaatatttttaccttgaaaacatttttttactctgaaagtAATTtgttaccctgaaaatcattttttaccttgaaaatcattttttaccttgaaaatcattttttactttgaaaacattttttacattaaaaacatttttttttctctgaaagtcatttttttaccttgaaaataattttttaacttgaaatcattttttaccttgaaaaaatgttttgccttgaaaacctttttttttaccctgaaaatcattttttaccttgaaaatcattttttaccttgaaaataattttttaccctgaaaatatttttttacctgaaaatcattttttaccttgaaaatcattttataccttgaatttttttttaccttgaaaacattttttttaccctgaaaatatttttttaccttgaaaataattttttaccttgaaaataatgttttaccttgaaaaaattttttaccttgaaaacatttttttaccctgaaaataattttttaccctgaaaatcatttcttaccttgaaaatcattttttaccttgaaaatcattttttacactgaaaatcattttttaccttgaaaatatttttttaccttgaaaacattttttaccttaaaaacattttttttactctgaaagtcattttttaccttgaaaatcattttttaccttgaaaaatcatttattaccttgaaaatcattttttaccttgaaaatcatttattaccttgaaaatcattttttaccttgaaaatcattttttaccttgaagaaatgttttgccttaaaaaaaatgtttaccctgaaaatcattttttaccttgaaaatcgttttttaccttgaaaaaatgttttaccttgaaaacatttttttactctgaaagtaattttttaccctgaaaatcattttttaccttgaaaatcattttttaccttgaaaatcattttttaccatgaaaaacttttttttaccttgaaagtcattttttaccttgaaaatcatttgttaccttgaaaaaaaattgtttaccctgaaagtcattttttaccttgaaaataattttttaccttgaaaaacttttttttacattgaaagtcatttttttacgttgaaaatcgtttgttaccttgaaaaaaaattgtttaccctgaaagtcattttttacctagaaaatcattttttaccttgaaaaaattttttttaccctgaaagtaattttttaccttgaaaatcgttttttaccttggaaatcattttttaccttaaaaacttcactggttttgaggtttttacacttaaaaaaaagaagattaaACACACTTCTGAGTTTTGATTAgtaatgattaatcacaggttattacccactTGCATTATGTCAATGAACTTAGAAAAGACCCCATTTATTTAGACACAAGTGCCATTTTATTGTCAGTGTGAGATAGGGGATTTTTTCTTTTAAAGCCagaatgtatatttttaaatgaaatttgAAAGCGAGCACCACTTAGGTCCCAGTTAAAACATGTTACACGCTTATATCATGGACGGTGAAATAACTGACTTGTTATTTCCAGAAAATGTTAAACATTTGCGGGTAATTGTATATCCATTAAGTCCAAGACCATTTATCCATCCGGTTAAATCAAAGTCTGAAGAAATTGAAGCCTCGGAGAACAGCGTGTGACTTCCAAAGGTCCACTTTGTTATGCACGGATGCTTGGACTCTGTTAAATCAGACTGGTTCTGCTGGAGGCCATCTCTCTTCTGTTCTGGTTTAGCTGGCCTCCTGAGACACAGAACACACGGACTGACCCAACTCCCAGCCTCCTCGCTCGGATAGCGTTCACCCTCCTGGTCTGCTCCCTTCTTCTCTTAAGGTAGACCAGCACTCCGTATCCCACTACAGCCAGAACCATGCCAAGTCCGGCCGCCATCAGCACCAAACTCGACGCCAGCATTTCCGCACCGTCATCCCCTTGGCTGCTGGCCTTGTCGATCGTGGTCACACAGAGTAGAACTGTACCACACAGCGTCAGCGCCATGCCGACAGCCAGAATCAGTGCCGGGTCAGCCCGTCCACCACTCTTCAGCTGGTCGATTCGGCGCCGACTGTGCACGCAGTTCATGTCCTGGATGGCGGAGCTGAGAAGCTGCTTGAGCAGGACGGCCAGTGATAGGAGACACAGGGTGGTGCCCACCCCCAGGCGCCACTCGCTGGACATGCTGGTGGTGATGGTGGTCAGGAGGCACACACCACCCAGGCCCAGACCTAATATGAGGGCAACTGAAGCGCAGTAACACATAAGGGAGCGACGTGGCTCTCGGAACCACCACAGGTCGACCTGGTCCTCCACGGCACGCCTCTGGAGCAGGTCCAGGTAAAGCCTTGGAGACTGATGAAAGATGTGACTAGGCGGGTCGAGAAGCTGCGTTTCAGGCATCGCGCTGACGCCTGACGGGCTTGGAAACAACACAAATTGTGTCGTTAAGGAAGTAAAATGTGTAGAAAAGTAGCGAGACACTCACAAAGATGCGGGTCATGCATTTCCGTCCATTGGTCTTTGGTTGGCGTGGACCTCAAACTCCTTAAGAGTCCGGCTGATTCAACAATGAAGCGCTCGTTCTGGTACGCGTTCTGGATGACTCTGAGTTCAGGTCAAGTCAAGAACGCAGAGTGCAGGTCGTGATGGTGGAAGCAGACCCTCGCGATCCCGCCCACCCCACGCTGGCCGGGCACCGCGGAGTCAGCAGAGAAGAAAGACACAGAGTCACAAACGCGGCTTTGGACGCACAATAACGCCACACAGAGCGGGACGCCGGCTGATGACCGCGATGACTGCGCTGCCCGAGGTGGCGAGTGGCGTGTGAGTGTGAGGGCTGAATGATGTCAGCGCGTACCAAGAATGCCGCTTCTGTCCTACAAAGGGTGGCGTCACTCTCAGAACCTCGCACAGCCGGAGCCCATGGATCGGTTCCAGTAAATGTCATCGCAGAGGTAATTGCAGACTGTTATCCTTTATCGATCATTGATCAGTATTATAATGCAGAGCAGGGGAGGTTTCAGTGAAGTACCACCTGTGGACGATTGGTTTTTACCTACTATCGtcacagccatccattttctaccgctatcgTTTATAaacatttcaaatggcaactcaCTGGCTTTAACAAACACTATAAGAAAGCAACAATATAGATTGTGGTAGTTAGTTTCATTTTCAGATCGAACACAGtcaaaaaacaaatatggaatcaGTCGATTCTGAGGAATAAGTAATGGTatcaacctccatccatccatccatcttcttccgcttatccgaggtcgggtcgcgggggcagcagcctaagcagggaagcccagacttccctctccccagccacttcgtccagctcctcccgggggatcccgaggcgttcccaggccagccgggagacatagtcttcccaacgtgtcctgggtcttcctcgtggcctcctaccagtcggacgtgccctaaacacctccctagggaggcgcctgggtggcatcctgaccagatgcccgaaccacctcatctggttcctctcgatgtggaggagcagcggctttactttgagctcccccccggatggcagagcttctcaccctatctctaagggagagccccgccacccggcggagaaaactcatttcggccgcttgtacccgtgatcttgtcctttcggtcataacccaaagctcatgaccataggtgaggatgggaacgtagatcgaccggtaaattgagagctttgccttccggctcagctccttcttcaccacaacggatcgatacagcgtccgcattactgaaaacgccgcaccgatccgcctgtcgatctcacgatccactcttccctcactcgtgaacaagactccgaggtacttgaactcctccacttggggcagggtctcttccccaacccggagatggcactccacccttttccgggcgagaaccatggactcagacttggaggtgctgattcccatcccagtcgcttcacactcagctgcgaaccgatccagtgagagctgaagatcctggccagatggagccatcaggaccacatcatctgcaaaaagcagagacctaatcctgcagccaccaaaccggatcccctcaacgccttgactgcgcctagaaattctgtccataaaagttatgaacagatcaACCTGTAATTGTTATTTTCTAAAGATAACACCTGCGTCCGATTAAatctgttgattgattgattgaaacttttattagtaggttgcacagtacagtacatattccgtacaattgaccactaaatggtaacacccgaacaagTTTTTCGGTTCATTGGTCTGCAGTTTACAAAGGAGTGTTCGCACCtcggtgtcatgacttggtcctgggtgtttgcttttccggaatgcaacggaaagttggctcgggcgagacgggaatgtaaatacatgatttatttaatatatcaaaataaagtacaaacgaaaagcgcgcacagtggcggagaacaaactatgaaaccaaaagactatagcattaataaacaaaacgtacttggcatggactaaaaggagcagcatgaacgatggacatgaaatcaagtgttagaaatgtgcagagcataattgtgggatgtcaccagacagacaaactgaaaacaatgaacttaaatactacagacgtgattaacgaaaacaggtgcgtgactcaaaacgtgaaacaggtgcgtgacgtgacaggtgaaaactaaagggttgctatggtgacaaacaagagtgcacaatgagtccaaacgtggaacaggtgaaactaatgggtaatcatggaaacgagacaagggagtgaaaagccagaaactaaagagtccaataactaaacaaaacatgactaaaacaaaacatgattacacagacatgacactccaACGCCAGAGATGTCCGTTGAAACAAAGAAGAGGATTATCAAACTTCTTCAGGCAATGTTGCAAAGATGTTGTTCGCAGTCAGCTGGGTCTGAAATCTGGACCAAGAACAAAAAACACACtctaaaaaaatgctgggttattttgataacccaatttatgagttgtgaGTGTtgggtgaaattttttttttgagttattttttatgaagagcaatccattttttgggttataagggtattatgttacaaaccccgtttccatatgagttgggaaattgtgttagatgtaaatataaacggaatacaatgatttgcaagtcattttcaacccatattcagttgaatatgctacaaagacaacatatttgatgttcaaactgataaacatttttttttgttgcaaataatcattaactttagaatttgatgccagcaacacgtgacaaagaagttgggaaaggtggcaataaatactgataaagttgaggaatgctcatcaaacacttatttggaacatcccacaggtgtgcaggcaaattgggaacaggtgggtgccatgattgggtataaaagtagattccgtgaaatgctcagtcattcacaaacaaggatggggcgagggtcaccactttgtcaacaaatgcgtgagcaaattgttgaacagtttaagaaaaacctttctcaaccaactattgcaagggatttagggatttcaccatctacggtccgtaatatcatcaaagggttcagagaatctggaggaatcactgcacgtaagcgatgatattacggaccttggatccctcaggctgtactgcatcaacaagcgacatcagtgtgtaaaggatatcaccacatgggctcaggaacacttcagaaacccactgtcagtaactacagttggtcgctacatctgtaagtgcaagttaaaactctcctatgcaaggcgaaaaccgtttatcaacaacacccagaaacgccgtcggcttcgctgggcctgagctcatctaagatggactgatacaaagtggaaaagtgttctgtggtctgacgagtccacatttcaaattgtttttggaaactgtggacgtcgtgtcctccggaccaaagaggaaaagaaccatccggattgttataggcgcaaagtgtaaaagccagcatgtgtgatggtatgggggtgtattagtgcccaagacatgggtaacttacacatctgtgaaggcaccattaatgctgaaaggtacatacaggttttgaagcaacatatgttgccatccaagcaacgttaccatggacgcccctgcttatttcagcaagacaatgccaagccacgtgttacatcaacgtggcttcatagaaaaagagtgcgggtactttcctggcccgcctgcagtccagacctgtctcccattgaaaatgtgtggcgcattatgaagcctaaaataccacaacggagacccccggactgttgaacaacttaagttgttcatcaagaagaagcttcaaaaatgtgtctcctcagttcccaaacatttactgagtgttgttaaaaggaaaggccatgtaacacagtggtgaacatgccctttcccaactactttggcacgtgttgcagccatgacattctaagttaattattatttgcaaaaaaataaataaagtttatgagtttgaacatcaaatatgttgtctttgtagcatattcaactgaatatgggttgaaaaggatttgcaaatcattgtattccgtttatatttacatctaacacaatttcccaactcatatggaaacagggtttgtaactaaatttctgggttttAAAAACTAtgagccatttttgggttgtttttcaattagtaacacatttttgggtaaaaggcttttttttttattaaaaaggtacttttttcttgaagggaatagtcaagtccaggtcaagtcaagtcaactttatttatatagcacgtttacaacaacttttaaattgaaccaaagtgcttttcaggttaaaaaaaagcatagagcacaaaacaaagaacataaacaatgaatgagctgaacaagatagtgcaaaagcaatacggtaaaaggggtcgaataaaaagtaaaaatttgcaaaataaaaataataataataaaagtgcgacaaattgaaaaataaaactaaagcgaAGGGGTGGGTTGGGGGGACTAGAAATTGTGGCCTAGTggaataccccgccttccgcccaattgtagctgatatagtctccagcgccccccaaccccgaccctgaagggaataagcggtagaaaatggatggatttatggaattttattaaggattaatctcattaacattatttacaatcacacatcttatgtacatatCTTATGTTTGTGtcccgcatgatttatggacaataaatcattttcttACCTGCGCCTTGCCTCCCGAGTCcggtctgcatcctgggagaacgaccccgccgtgacaactattaaagttaaaaagtaccaatgattgtcacacacacactaggtgtggcgaaattattctctgcatttgacccatcacccttgatcaccccctgggaggtgaggggagcagtgggcagcagcggtggccgcgcccgggaatcatttttggtgatttaacccccaattccaacccttgatgctgagtgacaagcagggaggaaatgggtcccatttttatagtctttggtatgactcggccggggtttgagcccacaacctaccgatctcagggcggacactctaaccactaggccactgagtctatgaccatacacggcaattcttgtaaaaaaaaataaaaaatgtcactcatatcttgcttttgagtatattttaatggaataaaaatcatTTTgaccagtagttgggaaggagtaggacaaaaaaGCAGTAAAATTtatcatttttaaccaactattgggtcaaggagcgctaaattgcgccaCCCAATATtttggtttggaataacccaactttgttgtgagcataactcagcttttgtgttaaataaattcaacccaatagttgggttatgaatcaaccaacattgagttaacaTAACTCAACTGTTGGGTTgaataatttaacccaatagtttggttgggaataacccaacattaagttatcataactcaactttttggttaaataattcaacgcaaaagttgggttgaagaaATTTACCCaacatgttgagttaaaataactcgaataaggggtttgtcctttttcgAACCAGcatttgggttaaaattgggttatttttaacccaacatttttaagtGTACATGGGAAGgatactggtagaccaaggacAACATCAAAGTGTCAAAACAGAAAACTTTAAAGCAATTTGTCTCGTAGGGTTGTCCGgattccaatattttggtaccggtaccaagatgtatttcgttacttttctaaataaaggggaccacaaaaacatttcattattggctttattttaacagaacattTTCTGATTTCACcgagggccacattgcaattaTGTGTGTCTATTGTTACACAAtttgtatgcattttattagtagatttttttttttttaactaaaattaaaaaatatatataagttgcaataatttcacctcaaaatgtagtgtatatttctgtaaatggaaaaacagtactgctgtttttatggtaaaaaaaggcagctcagttgccagaattttactgtaaaatgtacatgggGAGGTGATGGggagtgaacctgcaaccctcaggtttctggcagggcctctctacccaccacgccatgccgcccccaaaagatgtgctgtcctgacttagcacacacacccagagacagaaaaGAGGAATATAAAAacggatggtttggcttctccaacattttcttgacctgacctcctccaggagctGCGGTCCTGTATAAtgatgctcgcttgtaataaagcaacttttggttcagtgaaGTGTCTCCGACTAATCTTTTGAAccggccgcactgccgtgtcatccttctgtctggacgaggatgacaagaccggaGATACACATCACAACAAAACCAAGCTGCAGAATATGAacatgcaaagacaacatatttgatgttcaaactcataaactttttttttttttttgcaaataataattaacttagaatttcatggctgcaacacgtgccaaagtagttgggaaagggcatgttcaccactgtgttacatcgccttttcttttaacaacactcaataaacgattgggaactgaggaaactaattgttgaagctttgaaagtggaattctttcccattcttgttttatgtagagcttcagtcgttcaacagtccgggggtctccgctgtcgtattttacgcttcataatgcgccacacattttcgatgggagacaagtctggactgcaggcggtccaggaaagtacccgcactcttttttttgcgaagccacgctgttgtaacacgtgctgaatgtggcttggcattgtcttgctgaaaaaagacggcacttagatggcagcatatgttgttccaaaacctgtatgtacctttcagcattaatggtgccttcacagatgtgtaagttacccatgccttgggcactaatgcacccccataccatcacacatgctggcttttacactttgcgtcgataacagtctggatggttcgcttcccctttggtccggatgacacgatgtcgaatatttccaaaaactatttgaaatgtggactcgtcagac carries:
- the LOC133607195 gene encoding transmembrane protein 125-like isoform X2 codes for the protein MPETQLLDPPSHIFHQSPRLYLDLLQRRAVEDQVDLWWFREPRRSLMCYCASVALILGLGLGGVCLLTTITTSMSSEWRLGVGTTLCLLSLAVLLKQLLSSAIQDMNCVHSRRRIDQLKSGGRADPALILAVGMALTLCGTVLLCVTTIDKASSQGDDGAEMLASSLVLMAAGLGMVLAVVGYGVLVYLKRRREQTRRVNAIRARRLGVGSVRVFCVSGGQLNQNRREMASSRTSLI
- the LOC133607195 gene encoding transmembrane protein 125-like isoform X1; this translates as MHDPHLCVSAMPETQLLDPPSHIFHQSPRLYLDLLQRRAVEDQVDLWWFREPRRSLMCYCASVALILGLGLGGVCLLTTITTSMSSEWRLGVGTTLCLLSLAVLLKQLLSSAIQDMNCVHSRRRIDQLKSGGRADPALILAVGMALTLCGTVLLCVTTIDKASSQGDDGAEMLASSLVLMAAGLGMVLAVVGYGVLVYLKRRREQTRRVNAIRARRLGVGSVRVFCVSGGQLNQNRREMASSRTSLI